The following coding sequences are from one Kallotenue papyrolyticum window:
- a CDS encoding vWA domain-containing protein, protein MPESWNPEDVYRQGLEQFSRGEWRAAIETLSQLRDLSDQYPDVDELIADARLKLQFERAVVVPPALPPPRRSLIVPLLGVLALLLLAAGAYGAYALAWSPRQEPVVVAATAAPTPTPVLPTPVPPSATPVPPTATPTPTTAPLLPATLLITAEEPFVNTPANIEIIVDASGSMLAQVPGTDKQRWQIAQEALSTLVTSGAISDRSFTVVRTYGRNRGGDCSDLEVLQPLSRFSAAALLDVIGTIRPAVGGMTPLGASLRAAAADLQAAEGSTAVILVTDGLESCNGDPVAEAAAFVAGNEQRAVHVIGFALERPEESANLRRIADAGHGLYFDATDSAQLAAALRQTIVLSYQVQDSAGQIVAAGEVGGAPQRLEPGNYTLRINANPPIEKALELPAAAEVVVTLRQGFGGLVAEVDRSAP, encoded by the coding sequence ATGCCCGAGTCATGGAATCCCGAAGATGTGTATCGGCAGGGGCTGGAGCAGTTCAGCCGTGGGGAATGGCGCGCGGCGATCGAAACGCTGTCGCAGTTGCGCGATCTCAGCGATCAGTACCCGGACGTGGACGAGCTGATCGCCGACGCGCGGCTCAAGCTCCAGTTCGAGCGCGCGGTAGTGGTGCCCCCGGCGCTGCCGCCACCCCGCCGGTCGTTGATCGTGCCGCTGCTGGGGGTGCTGGCCCTGCTCCTGCTGGCAGCCGGCGCGTATGGCGCGTACGCCCTGGCGTGGTCACCCCGGCAGGAACCGGTCGTCGTGGCTGCGACCGCTGCGCCGACGCCCACGCCTGTGCTGCCCACACCCGTGCCGCCAAGCGCGACGCCCGTACCACCGACGGCTACGCCGACGCCAACCACAGCGCCGCTGTTGCCGGCGACGCTGCTGATCACCGCCGAGGAGCCGTTTGTCAACACGCCGGCCAACATCGAGATCATTGTTGACGCGTCGGGCAGCATGCTGGCGCAGGTGCCCGGCACCGACAAGCAGCGCTGGCAGATCGCGCAAGAGGCGCTCAGCACCCTGGTGACCTCGGGCGCCATCTCGGATCGCTCCTTCACGGTGGTGCGCACCTATGGCCGCAACCGCGGCGGCGATTGCAGCGATCTGGAGGTGCTGCAGCCGTTGAGTCGCTTCAGTGCCGCGGCGCTGCTCGATGTGATCGGCACGATCCGTCCGGCGGTCGGTGGCATGACGCCGCTGGGCGCGTCCCTGCGCGCCGCGGCTGCGGATCTGCAGGCCGCCGAGGGGAGCACCGCCGTGATCCTGGTGACCGACGGCCTGGAATCGTGCAACGGCGATCCGGTGGCCGAAGCCGCCGCCTTTGTCGCCGGCAACGAACAGCGCGCGGTGCATGTGATCGGCTTCGCGCTGGAACGGCCCGAGGAGAGCGCGAACCTGCGGCGCATCGCCGATGCCGGCCATGGCCTCTATTTCGATGCCACGGACAGCGCGCAGCTCGCGGCTGCCTTGCGCCAGACGATCGTGCTGAGCTACCAGGTGCAGGACAGCGCCGGCCAGATCGTGGCGGCCGGCGAGGTCGGCGGCGCGCCGCAGCGCCTGGAGCCCGGCAACTACACGCTGCGCATCAACGCCAATCCGCCGATCGAAAAAGCGCTGGAGCTGCCTGCTGCCGCCGAGGTGGTGGTGACGCTGCGGCAGGGCTTCGGCGGGCTGGTGGCCGAGGTGGATCGCTCCGCGCCCTGA
- a CDS encoding type II secretion system F family protein has translation MINLLALVAAILAGSAVLLLVLGLNRLLPGSAVDERLEAYATMSMPLAPAGDGEGRPALDERLNSYLSRRGLTGRIAADLARADVRLTVIEFLLIKLLALVVPWALLWVLTGQPLTGLLLGAIGFFLPDAYVRLRRRRRSQEFALQLPDTLALIVSALRAGFSLQQAMLNVSKEAPEPTATEFRRLSQEVQLGVPLITALEGMVRRVDSPDLEMIVSVFKIHARVGGNLAQVLDTVSTTIRERVRLRREVQVITAQQRYSSYVLGVLPLALALILFVLNPDYMLGMFQWNIFLCIPVGAFTMSVIGFLVIRKIVAIKI, from the coding sequence ATGATCAATCTGTTGGCGCTGGTGGCTGCGATCCTGGCGGGCAGCGCCGTCTTGCTGCTGGTGCTGGGGCTCAACCGGTTGCTGCCCGGTTCGGCGGTGGACGAGCGTCTGGAGGCGTATGCCACCATGTCCATGCCCCTGGCGCCTGCCGGTGATGGCGAGGGACGGCCCGCGCTGGACGAGCGCCTCAACAGCTATCTGAGCCGGCGCGGGCTGACCGGACGCATTGCCGCCGATCTGGCGCGCGCTGATGTGCGGCTGACGGTGATCGAGTTTCTGCTGATCAAACTGCTGGCGCTGGTGGTGCCCTGGGCGCTGCTCTGGGTCCTGACCGGCCAGCCGCTCACCGGGCTGCTGCTGGGGGCGATCGGCTTTTTCTTGCCCGACGCGTACGTGCGCCTGCGCCGGCGGCGGCGCAGTCAGGAGTTTGCGTTGCAGTTGCCCGACACGCTGGCGCTGATCGTCAGCGCGCTGCGCGCCGGGTTTAGCCTGCAGCAGGCCATGCTCAACGTCAGCAAGGAAGCGCCGGAGCCGACGGCGACCGAGTTCCGGCGCCTCAGCCAGGAGGTGCAGTTGGGCGTGCCGTTGATCACCGCGTTGGAGGGTATGGTGCGGCGCGTCGATAGCCCGGACCTGGAGATGATCGTCAGCGTCTTCAAAATTCATGCGCGCGTCGGCGGCAATCTGGCGCAGGTGCTTGATACAGTTAGTACGACCATCCGTGAACGGGTGCGCCTGCGGCGTGAAGTACAGGTGATCACCGCGCAGCAGCGCTATTCGAGCTATGTGCTGGGTGTGTTGCCGCTCGCGCTGGCGCTGATCCTGTTTGTGCTCAATCCCGACTATATGCTGGGCATGTTTCAGTGGAACATCTTCCTGTGTATTCCGGTGGGCGCGTTTACGATGTCGGTGATTGGCTTTCTGGTGATCCGCAAGATCGTGGCTATCAAAATCTGA
- a CDS encoding type II secretion system F family protein, translated as MIDPASMHLLIAVALGGAVALVFAGLAGLSAGGELRQRMQTYSSLAYVPIEQRELQTPFRERVLRPLLSRVLGLFAWILPQRRIAELHHRLHLAGIAGRVTTADFIGIKGWTALILGLVAALYLWQTGSFRSPLSLALAVALVAIGFRLPDIWLSRQIKQRQLELTHALPDALDMLTIAVEAGLSFEQALGEIVLRWNHDLAREFRRVLYEIGIGKSRREALEQLSWRTGVPDVLSFVTAVNHAEELGTSLAQVLTVQAQELRIRRRQRAQEAANKVPIKMLFPMVFLIFPAMFAVILGPGVPRLFQALGVMIGR; from the coding sequence ATGATCGATCCAGCCTCCATGCATCTGCTGATCGCCGTTGCGCTTGGCGGCGCGGTGGCGCTGGTCTTTGCCGGCCTGGCCGGCCTCAGCGCCGGCGGCGAGCTACGCCAGCGCATGCAGACCTACAGCAGTCTGGCCTACGTGCCGATCGAGCAGCGCGAGCTGCAAACGCCCTTTCGCGAGCGCGTGCTGCGGCCACTGCTGTCGCGCGTGCTGGGCCTGTTCGCCTGGATCTTGCCGCAGCGCCGCATCGCCGAGCTGCACCACCGGCTCCACCTGGCCGGCATTGCCGGACGCGTGACCACCGCCGATTTCATCGGCATCAAGGGCTGGACGGCGCTGATCCTGGGCCTGGTGGCGGCACTGTACCTGTGGCAGACGGGCAGCTTCCGCTCGCCGCTGAGCCTGGCGCTGGCGGTGGCGCTGGTAGCGATTGGCTTTCGTCTGCCCGATATCTGGCTATCGCGGCAGATTAAGCAGCGCCAGCTTGAGCTGACGCATGCCCTGCCCGACGCGCTGGATATGCTGACGATTGCGGTCGAGGCCGGGTTGAGCTTCGAGCAGGCTCTGGGCGAGATCGTGCTGCGCTGGAACCATGATCTGGCACGCGAGTTTCGGCGCGTGCTCTACGAGATCGGCATTGGCAAGTCGCGGCGCGAGGCGCTGGAGCAGCTTAGCTGGCGCACCGGCGTGCCCGATGTGCTCTCGTTTGTGACGGCGGTCAACCATGCCGAGGAGCTGGGCACCAGCCTGGCGCAGGTGCTGACCGTGCAGGCGCAGGAGCTGCGCATTCGGCGGCGGCAGCGCGCGCAGGAAGCCGCCAACAAAGTGCCGATCAAGATGCTGTTTCCGATGGTCTTTCTGATCTTTCCCGCGATGTTCGCCGTGATTCTCGGTCCGGGCGTGCCGCGCCTGTTTCAGGCGCTGGGCGTCATGATCGGTCGCTGA